A genome region from Cucumis sativus cultivar 9930 chromosome 4, Cucumber_9930_V3, whole genome shotgun sequence includes the following:
- the LOC101215221 gene encoding protein TPR1, which translates to MATDPDPDRALLFLILQFLDHQNLSETARSLECETGLFFNMTYFEELLNCCAYNEAESYLCGFTDIHDNIYSTKIYFGIRKLKFLEALTDGEREVAREVVEKDIEIFDQYNPGLVQQAFELLQMDNFMQVFKFLMIFLSLMLKLRILVHTTSSHMLLSSYRNMKEARKVVMENIKKCIEANPLLEGKLSFPPLSTTLQAFYTEAMASRSRPPATCRRDFKD; encoded by the exons ATGGCCACCGATCCCGATCCCGATCGTGCCTTGCTCTTCCTCATCCTCCAATTCCTCGACCACCAAAATCTCTCTGAGACTGCTCGCTC ATTGGAATGTGAAACGGGATTGTTCTTCAACATGACTTATTTTGAGGAGCTGTTGAACTGTTGTGCTTATAACGAGGCTGAAAGCTACCTTTGTGGATTCACTGATATTCACGATAATATTTATTCCACAAAGATCTACTTTGGGATTAGAAAGCTCAAATTCCTTGAAGCACTAACAGA TGGAGAGCGAGAGGTTGCTCGTGAAGTGGTTGAAAAGGACATAGAAATCTTCGATCAATATAATCCAGGGTTGGTCCAGCAAGCTTTTGAGCTTCTCCAAATGGACAACTTTATGCAAGTTTTCAAATTCCTTATGATTTTCCTCTCCTTAATGTTAAAATTACGGATTTTGGTTCACACCACGTC GTCTCACATGTTGCTTTCAAGTTacagaaacatgaaagaaGCAAGGAAAGTTGTGATGgaaaatatcaagaaatgcATTGAAGCTAATCCTCTTCTTGAAGGGAAGCTTTCATTTCCGCCGCTTTCGACGACGCTGCAAGCCTTCTACACGGAGGCTATGGCTTCCCGGAGCAGGCCACCGGCGACTTGCAGGCGAGATTTCAAAGATTGA
- the LOC101219101 gene encoding high mobility group B protein 9 has protein sequence MSPPARTKTWNGGLDKHYPPSLATHDEVISDPIVFWDTLRRFHFMMNTKFMIPVIGGKELDLHVLYSEVTRRGGHEKVVAEKKWREVGSVFKFSPTTTSASFVLRKHYLSLLYHYEQVYLFGRQGPICVPQAPFPFGSPTSENELALVEYTPKTTSFSPGPPSEVTGTIDGKFDCGYLVTVKLGSEVLRGVLYHPDQPPPSDLRPLSTNAIVPYTGGRYRHSGRRHRRSRRKGDPNHPKPNRSGYNFFFAEKHYKLKSLYPNREREFTKMIGESWNNLSPEERMVYQNIGLKDKERYRRELKEYKEKMRLGTEVDGANYSKHGD, from the exons ATGTCACCGCCGGCCAGAACCAAAACATGGAACGGTGGCCTCGATAAGCATTATCCACCCTCACTTGCTACACATGATGAAGTTATCTCCGACCCCATTGTTTTTTGGGACACTTTGCGCCGTTTCCATTTTATGATGAACACAAAGTTCAT GATTCCTGTGATTGGAGGGAAGGAACTAGACTTGCATGTTTTATATTCAGAAGTTACAAGAAGAGGAGGGCATGAAAAA GTTGTTGcagagaagaaatggagagaagttggaagtgtttttaaattttctccTACAACTACAAGTGCTTCATTTGTATTGAGAAAACATTATCTAAGTCTTCTTTACCATTACGAGCAAGTTTATTTGTTCGGCCGGCAAGGCCCCATTTGTGTCCCTCAAg CACCATTTCCTTTTGGTAGCCCTACCAGTGAAAACGAATTGGCTCTAGTGGAATATACTCCCAAAACTACGTCGTTTTCCCCTGGTCCTCCTTCTGAAG TTACCGGAACAATTGATGGCAAATTCGACTGTGGTTATCTTGTAACTGTGAAATTGGGATCTGAGGTTTTAAGAGGAGTTCTTTACCATCCAGATCAGCCACCTCCCTCTGATCTCCGACCTCTATCTACCAACGCCATTGTACCGTATACCGGTGGGAGATATCGACATTCAGGTCGACGGCACCGGCGGAGCCGGAGAAAGGGAGACCCGAATCATCCAAAACCGAATAGAAGTGGGTACAATTTCTTCTTTGCTGAGAAGCATTATAAGCTTAAATCTCTGTATCCAAACAGAGAGAGGGAGTTCACTAAGATGATTGGAGAGTCTTGGAATAATCTTAGCCCTGAAGAAAGGATG GTTTATCAGAACATTGGGTTGAAAGATAAGGAAAGATACAGGAGAGAGTTGAAGGAGTATAAGGAGAAAATGAGGCTGGGAACAGAAGTTGATGGAGCTAACTATTCAAAACATGGAGACTAG
- the LOC101219822 gene encoding F-box protein SKIP23, whose amino-acid sequence MADWTELPPDLLHQISDYLTVYSDYLRFRVVCWNWRFSVPKIPHRLPPQLPCLIIPLYHNCRCGLFNFSDNKIHFLYLPEISLRKRPCGSSHGWLTIVDETPPILLLNPFTRAKLWLPPLSTFPNVVSFDYSRVGREYLIRTPTGHIYTRNLRQMRDSFVKKIVLSSSPSNPNDFLAVAILNHSGDLAFCRSGGGSWTFVDDAPSDCEDVIYSDGVFYAVDKYGVVSLMDLRGSRSQVSLVATERQLAGDIQYLVKLGQELLLVSRYLDIVNDGMEDELIPVMYRTVRFEVFRMEWEGPRWEKVENLNEMALFVGGNSSMAFSAADFGEISGNCIYYTDDYSDSDYQEQGEEPDMGIFRLCDESFEPLPYYSGGSHSRRRLLPPIWVTPNPC is encoded by the coding sequence ATGGCCGACTGGACTGAACTCCCACCCGATCTCCTTCACCAAATCTCAGATTACCTTACCGTCTACTCCGACTATCTCCGATTTCGAGTAGTTTGTTGGAACTGGCGATTCTCGGTCCCTAAAATCCCTCACCGTCTTCCTCCCCAGCTTCCATGTCTCATAATTCCTCTGTATCACAACTGCCGCTGTGGTTTATTCAACTTCTCCGACAACAAAATCCACTTCCTCTACCTCCCGGAGATTTCTCTCCGGAAGCGCCCGTGTGGTTCTTCCCACGGCTGGCTTACGATTGTCGATGAAACTCCGCCGATTCTCCTCCTCAACCCCTTTACCAGGGCCAAGCTCTGGCTACCTCCCCTCTCCACGTTCCCTAACGTTGTATCTTTCGATTACTCCAGAGTTGGCCGAGAATATCTGATCCGTACACCCACAGGACATATCTACACTCGAAATTTGCGGCAGATGCGCGATTCTTTTGTCAAGAAAATCGTTCTATCCTCAAGTCCGTCGAACCCAAACGATTTCTTAGCCGTGGCGATTCTGAATCACAGCGGCGATTTGGCGTTTTGCCGGAGCGGTGGGGGATCATGGACTTTCGTAGACGACGCACCGTCTGATTGCGAAGATGTTATATACTCCGACGGAGTGTTCTACGCGGTGGATAAGTACGGCGTCGTTTCATTGATGGATCTACGTGGTTCGCGCTCTCAAGTTTCACTGGTTGCGACGGAGAGGCAATTGGCTGGCGACATACAATACCTGGTGAAATTAGGGCAGGAATTGCTGCTGGTGAGTCGGTATTTGGATATTGTCAACGACGGCATGGAGGACGAACTGATACCTGTAATGTATCGGACGGTACGATTCGAAGTGTTTCGAATGGAATGGGAAGGACCACGATGGGAGAAGGTTGAAAACTTGAACGAAATGGCGTTGTTTGTTGGAGGAAATTCTTCAATGGCCTTCTCCGCTGCTGATTTTGGTGAAATCTCAggaaattgtatatattacaCTGATGATTATTCGGATAGCGATTATCAGGAACAAGGTGAAGAACCGGATATGGGGATTTTCCGATTGTGCGACGAAAGCTTCGAGCCGCTGCCGTATTACTCCGGCGGCTCCCATTCCCGCCGGCGTTTGCTTCCACCCATATGGGTTACTCCGAATCCTTGTTAA
- the LOC101219581 gene encoding tRNA pseudouridine synthase A, with translation MEEEPPTETRRSPPQPLIEEPQPKKLKMSSTTTTSDDEDVNSNSAAPKKQRYKRRKVAIFFAYCGVGYQGMQKNPGAKTIEADLEEALYLAGAVPEQDRGLSKRYDWARSARTDKGVSAVGQVVSGRFYIDPPGFVDRLNSNLSPQIRIFGYKRVTASFNAKKFCDRRRYVYLIPVFALDPNCHRDRESVKASLGSDNELVKCLECSERGRKVEGLIGKRNFEVKTAITESDISSNTVNAIEVSDVQANGVLEDSATTSDSNKQTSVLVENTATELNVGSEGTAKSESSEMSGLGSDSEIVVSKESVNGKEKSSGSFKYGEEEKARFNRILKHYVGTHNFHNFTTRTKAEDPAARRFIVSFDASAIVVVEGIEFVKCEVVGQSFMLHQIRKMMGLAVAIMRNCAPESLIEKALQKDVNINVPTAPEVGLYLDECLFTSYNQKWKDTHEEVSMKAYEEAAEDFKMKQIYSHIASTEHKDGAVALWLHSLNHRNYPDLRVIDEVAKIAKNASLDMETQAET, from the exons ATGGAAGAAGAACCGCCAACTGAAACCAGAAGGTCACCGCCACAACCGTTGATCGAAGAACCCCAACCGAAGAAGCTCAAAATGTCATCTACAACCACCACATCCGACGACGAAGATGTTAATTCCAACTCTGCCGCGCCCAAGAAACAAAGGTACAAGCGCCGCAAGGTTGCCATTTTTTTTGCCTACTGTGGCGTCGGTTACCAAGGGATGCAGAAGAACCCTGGCGCTAAAACCATTGAAGCTGACCTTGAAGAAGCCTTATATCTCGCCGGAGCCGTACCTGAGCAGGACCGAGGGCTCTCGAAGCGCTATGATTGGGCCCGCTCGGCTCGCACTGATAAGGGCGTGAGCGCCGTGGGTCAGGTCGTTTCTGGTCGCTTTTACATCGATCCACCAGGTTTTGTTGATCGTCTCAATTCGAATCTTTCGCCTCAGATTCGAATTTTCGGGTACAAGCGCGTCACAGCGTCATTCAATGCGAAAAAGTTCTGCGATCGGAGAAGGTATGTATACCTAATCCCTGTCTTCGCTCTCGATCCCAATTGCCATCGTGATAGAGAAAGTGTGAAAGCTAGTTTAGGGTCTGATAACGAGCTTGTGAAGTGCTTAGAGTGCTCTGAACGAGGACGCAAGGTCGAAGGCTTGATAGGCAAGCGCAATTTCGAAGTAAAAACTGCGATAACTGAGTCAGACATTTCGTCGAACACTGTTAACGCCATTGAAGTTTCTGATGTTCAAGCAAATGGGGTTTTGGAGGACAGTGCCACGACCTCTGATTCTAACAAACAAACTAGCGTTTTAGTAGAAAACACTGCTACTGAACTCAATGTTGGAAGCGAAGGTACTGCAAAAAGTGAAAGCAGTGAAATGTCTGGATTAGGGAGTGATTCAGAGATTGTTGTAAGCAAAGAGAGCGTTAATGGGAAAGAGAAATCTTCAGGGAGCTTCAAGTACGGCGAGGAGGAGAAGGCTAGGTTCAATAGGATTTTGAAACATTATGTGGGAACTCATAACTTCCACAATTTTACTACTAGAACAAAAGCAGAGGATCCTGCTGCTCGTCGATTCATTGTTTCGTTTGATGCTTCTGCAATCGTCGTGGTTGAAGGCATTGAATTTGTGAAATGTGAAGTTGTAGGGCAGAGTTTCATGCTTCATCAGATCCGTAAGATGATGGGTCTTGCTGTGGCAATCATGAGGAACTGTGCTCCAGAGTCATTGATCGAGAAAGCTTTGCAAAA GGATGTAAATATCAATGTGCCCACTGCACCTGAGGTTGGGCTGTACCTAGATGAGTGCCTATTCACATCATATAATCAAAAGTGGAAAGACACTCATGAAGAGGTATCCATGAAAGCATACGAAGAGGCAGCAGaagatttcaaaatgaaacaaatatattctCACATTGCTTCCACAGAGCACAAAGATGGAGCCGTGGCCTTATGGTTGCATTCTCTAAATCATCGAAATTATCCAGATTTACGTGTCATTGATGAAGTTGCTAAAATTGCTAAGAACGCAAGTCTTGACATGGAGACGCAAGCTGAAACTTAA
- the LOC101218865 gene encoding U11/U12 small nuclear ribonucleoprotein 25 kDa protein codes for MKEEGDGSMKSIIKDEENAVGYHSNNVKKVRLNSTLAALLDDPILADVPKNPTLSHVDTLISLELGSAMRISVLKLDGTAIDVVIMNSATLKDLKLAIKKKVNEMEQSKMGHRHISWKHVWANFCLAHLNEKLLDDSSVLQDFGIRNNSQVRFIPYVMSKSSRTHSRRRKHRFFHGLNKCA; via the exons ATgaaggaagaaggagatgGATCGATGAAATCCATTATTAAAGATGAAGAGAATGCGGTAGGTTACCACAGCAACAATGTAAAAAAAGTTAGGTTAAATTCAACTCTCGCTGCTCTGCTTGACGATCCTATTCTCGCTGATGTCCCCAAAAATCCCACCCTATCGCACGTCGACACTCTCATCAGCCTCGAATTGGGAAGCGCCATGCGTATCTCCGTCCTTAAGCTCGATGGCACTGCCATTG ATGTGGTGATCATGAATTCCGCGACATTGAAAGACTTGAAGCTTGCAATCAAGAAGAAAGTAAACGAGATGGAACAATCCAAGATGGGGCATCGCCACATTTCATG GAAACACGTATGGGCAAATTTTTGCTTAGCACACCTCAACGAGAAGCTTCTTGATGATAGCTCTGTTCTTCAGGATTTTGGAATCCGTAACAATTCTCAG GTACGTTTTATCCCATACGTTATGTCAAAGAGCTCCAGAACTCATTCTCGGAGGAGAAAACACCGATTCTTTCATGGTCTCAACAAATGTGCTTGA